From a region of the Nitrospirota bacterium genome:
- a CDS encoding nucleotidyltransferase domain-containing protein has translation MSLQKRYILKTTLTKEHVIKILRKDLPFLKERYGVEKIAIFGSFAKGKQRGKSDVDILIYLKKSIGLDFIELADRLEEKLGKRVDIATFECYRKSFNKPRYKHIAEDVEKSLIYV, from the coding sequence ATGAGCCTGCAAAAGAGGTATATATTGAAAACAACACTTACAAAGGAACATGTAATCAAAATCCTTAGAAAGGATCTGCCGTTTCTGAAGGAAAGGTATGGCGTAGAAAAGATAGCTATTTTCGGGTCTTTTGCAAAAGGAAAACAAAGAGGAAAAAGTGACGTAGATATTCTTATATACCTTAAAAAGTCTATAGGGCTTGATTTCATAGAACTTGCAGACAGACTCGAGGAGAAATTAGGGAAAAGAGTAGATATTGCTACTTTTGAGTGCTATAGAAAAAGTTTTAATAAACCAAGATATAAGCATATTGCTGAGGACGTTGAAAAGAGCCTGATCTATGTCTAA